A stretch of the Lactuca sativa cultivar Salinas chromosome 9, Lsat_Salinas_v11, whole genome shotgun sequence genome encodes the following:
- the LOC111903957 gene encoding uncharacterized protein LOC111903957, whose product MANILLQQLFISALFTLSLSTHFCLSSSKQSATIYDILRSNGLPMGLLPKGITNFTFDDSGRFEVHLDQACNSKFENEFHYDRNVSGTLTYGQINGVSGISAQDLFMWFTVKEIRVDIPSTGLIYFDVGVVHKQFSLSSFDTPRDCLVATMSVNNQLIIQSVPKRLSRKLRTPNHHLQEDLMAVL is encoded by the exons ATGGCAAACATTCTTCTTCAACAACTTTTCATTAGCGcccttttcactctctcactTTCAACTCATTTCTGTCTCTCATCCTCTAAACAATCGGCAACTATCTACGATATCCTTAGATCAAACGGATTACCAATGGGTTTGttaccgaaaggcatcaccaattTCACTTTTGACGATTCGGGTCGGTTTGAGGTTCACTTGGATCAAGCTTGTAATTCCAAATTCGAGAATGAATTTCACTACGATCGGAATGTTTCCGGCACGTTGACTTATGGCCAGATCAACGGAGTCTCGGGTATTTCAGCCCAGGATTTGTTCATGTGGTTTACTGTTAAGGAAATCCGGGTCGATATTCCCAGTACCGGTTTGATATATTTTGATGTGGGTGTTGTGCATAAACAGTTTTCTTTGTCTTCGTTTGATACACCAAGGGATTGTTTGGTTGCTACTATGTCTGTTAATAATCAGCTCATCATTCAGAGTGTGCCTAAG AGGCTATCAAGAAAACTCCGGACCCCAAATCACCACCTTCAAGAAGATTTAATGGCAGTTTTGTGA